The Methanomassiliicoccales archaeon DNA window CGATCCTTTCGCCCTCAAGGAACAGGTCACTGCCGTTGACCTCGATGGCCTCGAAGCGGCCCAGGCGCTTTAGCTCCTTATCCTCCGCTTTGATCATTATATTGGAATATCCAGACTCGAGCGCGGTGGAGACTACCTTCTTCCTCTCCTCATATGAGCCGAGGTGGTCGGACCTGACCCAAACGGTTTTTCCCTTTTCGCTCATCAGGAATCACTTCAACAGCTTGATGGCTTCCTCTACTTCCAGATCCTCGATGACGATGGCGGAGATCGCCTTGGTGATCCCGGTAACGTTGCGGTGCTGGAAGATGTTCCTTCCTATCGAGACGCCCTTGCCCCCCGCGTCCACCGAATCGCGCACCATCTGGAGCAACTTCTCGTCGGAGTCGATCTTGGGGCCGCCTGCTATGACGACCGGTGCCAGTGCACCCCTTACCAGCTCGCGGAAGGAATCGATGTCCCCGGTGTAATTGGTCTTGACGATGTCGGCTCCCATTTCTGCTGCGGCGCGCGCGCAGAGCTTGAGCTTATCGATGTCGTATGCGTCGGCGGCATCCTTGCCCCTGGGGTAGATCATGCAGAGCAACGGGACGCCCCACTCGGTGCAGCTGCGGCTCACTTGGCCGAAATCGGACAGCATCTGGTCATCCCAGTCATTGCCCAGGTTTACATGGATCGAGCACGCGTCCGCACCCATCTTAAGCGTCTCCTCGACGGTCGTGACGAGCACTTTCTTGTTCGGGTTGGGACTGAGGTTCGTGCTCGCCGACAAGTGAACGATGAGCCCGATGTCTCGCCCAAAGGACCGGTGGCTATACGGGGGAATGCCCTTGTGCAGCACAATGGCTGTCGCTCCTCCCTGAGACACCTTATCTATCGTGGACTTCATGTCCAGCAGTCCTTCCATGGGTCCCATCGATATGCCGTGGTCCAACGGGACGATTACGGCGCGGCCAGTCGACCGGTCCATGATGCGCTCCATCCTTACGCTCTTGCCAAGCACAATATCACCCTTTTCCGTGTCAACATCTAGCATGCTTATGTAAGTTTCGCCATTTGCGATGGTTCGAACTGTACCTCATGCCACAAACCATCTCTGGTTGATATCGCACGGATTCGCTTGACTATTGGTTCTTACTTGCTTAATCATTTCCACTATAGTCCCAATGTTCAAAGAGGTCCAATGATAACCAATATCATACAGCAGCTCGATGTCCTGAACATATGTGGAAGCAGATCGCGAACTACTTCGGCCGTTATCCTTCTCAGGCCAAGGTGGCAAAACTGCTCTTGGAGAACGGTATGAGGGTGAGCGGGGGTCGTATCTACAGCGGCGATGTGGAGGTGGCGGACGTTGCACTGGGCCGGGCCGCCGGGGTCGATCGAAGGATCGTCCGCTCCGCCATCGAAACGATAGAGTCCAGCCCGGAACTGGCGAAGGTGTTCGCGGCATTGAGGCCGACACTGCTCCTCAGGGACGTGGCGCCGGTCATGGGGTGGTCTGCCATCGAGATCATCCCCAGCAATGCCAACGCCACCGGCATCGTCGCCGACGTCACCACGGTCATCTCCAACGCCGGCATCAGCATCAGGCAGGTATTGGTGGGTGATCCGGACCTCAGTGTCGAACCTAAGCTGTACGTCATCACGCAGAGCCCGGTCCCCGCCGAACTGATCCCCAGTCTCAAGGCCTGCCGGGGTGTCAGGTCCATCGTGATCTATTGATGGCCATGGCCAACTCTAAAAAGGATTCGCCTGCCCCGTACATCGGTGTTGCGGTCGCTGTGCTCAGTGTATCCTTCGCCTCGATATTCATTCGCTGGAGCGATGCCCCTCCGGTAGTGATCGCGGCATACCGGATGCTTTTCGCGTCCTTGATGCTGCTCCCTTTCGCCGTGGTCCATAGGGAGGCGCAGTTCAAGCTAATGGACAGGAAGACGATATCGTGGCTCTTGGTGATCGGGCTGATCCTGGCGATGCACTTCGCTACCTGGATCACATCCTTGGGAATGACGTCGGTGGCGAGCTCCACTATCCTGGTGACAGCTCATCCGCTTCTTGTCGGGGCAGTGTCCATCCTCCTGTTCAAGGAGTCGGGAAAATGGACCGCGATCGGAGTGACCGTGGGATTTTCCGGGGTGGTATTCATCTCTTTATTTTCGCTGCAGGACGGATCATGGGACGGTAATCTTCTGGCACTGATCGGCGGTGTGTTCGCCGGCGTTTATATCCTGGCCGGTCGGGTCCTGCGCAGGAGGGTGAACCTGATCGCCTACGCTTTCATCATTTATCTTTCTGCAGCGGCCTTCCTTTTCTTGGCCTGCCTGGTCCTTTCCCAACCTATCTGGCCCTACCCTGTGGAGGAGTTCGTCCTGTTCCTTCTGCTGGCCGGGGTGTCGACGATCCTGGGTCATACGGTCTATAATTGGTCGCTGAAGTATGTCACCGCCCCGCTGGTCAGCGCCTCGCTGCTCGGCGAACCGATCCTCGCTTCGGTCCTGGCGGTCTTCATACTGGCCGAACTGCCCTCACCTTATATCTTCATCGGAGGGGGGCTTATCCTTATCGGCGTCCTGTTCGTTCTCTACGATGAGCGCTCAAACAAAGGGAGAGCCAGAGAAGGCAAGGAACCGCTTGGATAGAGAAGCCTGAGCCTCAGGGTTTCCATCGATGCACGCTGTTTCAGGCATTATGGTAGGAGGCGATGTCCCTGACCGACAGGTCTCCCTGCCTTCCTCTCCTGATCGCCCCGACGGTCGCCCTGGCCGCCTGCATGGTCGTCAGGAACGGGATCTCCAGCTCGACCGCCAAACGCCTCATCATGTATCCGTCCCTTATCGATCCGGAGGCATAGGAGGGCGTGTTGATGATCAGGTTGATCTCGCCGGACCTCATGATTCCAAGCGCATCCGGGGCCACGTTGTCCTTGACCTTGTACACAGTGGTCACCGCCAGGCCTTTGTTCCTGAGGAAGGTGGAAGTGCCCTTGGTTGCGTATATGGAGAATCCCATGGCTGCCAGTTCGCGGGCGATCGGCAATGCCGCTTCCTTGTCCGGGTCGCTGACGGTGATATAGACCCCTCCCTTCGTCGGCAGCTTGTTCCCGGCCGACAGGAGCGCCTTGTACATAGCCGAATCCAGGTCGGTGTCTATACCCATGACCTCGCCGGTGCTCTTCATCTCCGGTCCCAGGATGCTGTCGACCCCGGGCAACTTCAGGAATGGGAAGACCGATGCCTTGACCGCCACATTCCTGAACTCAGCAACACCGACGAGGCCCAATTCCTTCAGGGTCCTTCCCAGCATGACCTTCGTGGCGATCTTCGCCAAAGGGATCCCGATCGCCTTGGACACGAACGGCACGGTGCGTGAGGCCCGGGGATTCGCCTCGATCATGAACACCTCGTTCTCCTTGACCGCCAGCTGCAGGTTCATCAGCCCCTTGACCTGCAGTGCCATGGCTACGTCGGTGGTGATCTGGATGATCCTGTCCAGCACATAGGAGGGAATGGTCTGGGTAGGCAGCATCATGGTCGCGTCACCGCTGTGGACGCCTGCTTCCTCGATATGCTCCATTATCCCGCCGATGTAGACATCGGTTCCGTCGGCTACCACGTCCACGTCGATCTCGATCGCGTGCGATAGGTATTTGTCGATCAGGACAGGGTGTGACCGGGAGACCTTCACCGCGGTGGCGACATAGGTCCTCAGTTCATCCTCGGAATAGATGATCTCCATGCCCCTTCCGCCGAGCACGTATGACGGACGCAGTAGCACCGGATAGCCAATGCGGTTCGCAACGTCGCGCACCTCTTCGAAGGAGAAGCCGGTTCCAGACTCGGGCTGTTTTATGTCCAGCTGGCGCATCAGTGCGGTCCAGCGCTTCCGGTCCTCGGCCATATCGATCATGTCCGGACAGGTACCCAGGATCTTCGCCTTCTTGCCCTCCAACGCCTTCTCCAGCGGGATCGCCAGGTTGACCGAGGTCTGGCCTCCGAACTGGACGACCACACCGTCCGCGTCCTCCTTCTCGATGACGTTGACCACGTCCTCCAGGGTCAGCGGTTCGAAGTACAGGCGATCGGAGATGTCGTAGTCGGTGGAGACCGTCTCCGGGTTATTATTGATGACGATGGCCTCGACGTTCTCCTCCTGACAGGCCATGACCCCGTGGACGCAGCAGTAGTCGAACTCGATGCCCTGACCGATGCGTATTGGTCCTGCGCCGACGATAATGACCTTCTTCCTGGTCGAACGCTTCCCTTCCGACTCTGACTCATAGGTCGAATAGTAGTAAGGTGTGG harbors:
- a CDS encoding 2-amino-3,7-dideoxy-D-threo-hept-6-ulosonate synthase, producing MLDVDTEKGDIVLGKSVRMERIMDRSTGRAVIVPLDHGISMGPMEGLLDMKSTIDKVSQGGATAIVLHKGIPPYSHRSFGRDIGLIVHLSASTNLSPNPNKKVLVTTVEETLKMGADACSIHVNLGNDWDDQMLSDFGQVSRSCTEWGVPLLCMIYPRGKDAADAYDIDKLKLCARAAAEMGADIVKTNYTGDIDSFRELVRGALAPVVIAGGPKIDSDEKLLQMVRDSVDAGGKGVSIGRNIFQHRNVTGITKAISAIVIEDLEVEEAIKLLK
- a CDS encoding DMT family transporter, coding for MANSKKDSPAPYIGVAVAVLSVSFASIFIRWSDAPPVVIAAYRMLFASLMLLPFAVVHREAQFKLMDRKTISWLLVIGLILAMHFATWITSLGMTSVASSTILVTAHPLLVGAVSILLFKESGKWTAIGVTVGFSGVVFISLFSLQDGSWDGNLLALIGGVFAGVYILAGRVLRRRVNLIAYAFIIYLSAAAFLFLACLVLSQPIWPYPVEEFVLFLLLAGVSTILGHTVYNWSLKYVTAPLVSASLLGEPILASVLAVFILAELPSPYIFIGGGLILIGVLFVLYDERSNKGRAREGKEPLG
- a CDS encoding regulator of amino acid metabolism, contains ACT domain protein, which codes for MWKQIANYFGRYPSQAKVAKLLLENGMRVSGGRIYSGDVEVADVALGRAAGVDRRIVRSAIETIESSPELAKVFAALRPTLLLRDVAPVMGWSAIEIIPSNANATGIVADVTTVISNAGISIRQVLVGDPDLSVEPKLYVITQSPVPAELIPSLKACRGVRSIVIY
- the carB gene encoding carbamoyl-phosphate synthase large subunit, yielding MTEGKKGKLMVIGSGPIVIGQAAEFDFSGSQACRSLREEGYETVLVNSNPATIQTDLEMADIVYIEPLTVETIAKIIEKEKVEGVLSGMGGQTALNLCSELAEKGYLDRLNCRLYGTQPRAIALSEDRELFKGTMIGIGEPVPRSKTCHTLEEAREAVKYIGRYPVLIRPAYTLGGTGGGIAHNDEELGPIVGRGLAYSRIKQVLIEESVIGWKELEYEVMRDKNDNCVIICSMENLDAMGIHTGESIVIAPVQTLNDVDHHRMRTAAIKIIRALGIEGGCNVQFAFDPSTKDYRVIEVNPRVSRSSALASKATGYPIARVAAKIAIGKTLDEIPNKITGKTYAAFEPTIDYCVIKIPRWPFDKFRTVDRTLGTQMKSTGEVMAIGRSVEEGIMKAIRSLETDRIDLEPEPNWTDKKIEQELTVATDLRLFAIAEAIRRGMSIERIANLTAWDEFFVRKVKNLVDVEARLKKEGLTQELLRTAKRMGYPDESIAAHTKVSIDRVAEMGKKYGVTPTYKMVDTCAAEFEAATPYYYSTYESESEGKRSTRKKVIIVGAGPIRIGQGIEFDYCCVHGVMACQEENVEAIVINNNPETVSTDYDISDRLYFEPLTLEDVVNVIEKEDADGVVVQFGGQTSVNLAIPLEKALEGKKAKILGTCPDMIDMAEDRKRWTALMRQLDIKQPESGTGFSFEEVRDVANRIGYPVLLRPSYVLGGRGMEIIYSEDELRTYVATAVKVSRSHPVLIDKYLSHAIEIDVDVVADGTDVYIGGIMEHIEEAGVHSGDATMMLPTQTIPSYVLDRIIQITTDVAMALQVKGLMNLQLAVKENEVFMIEANPRASRTVPFVSKAIGIPLAKIATKVMLGRTLKELGLVGVAEFRNVAVKASVFPFLKLPGVDSILGPEMKSTGEVMGIDTDLDSAMYKALLSAGNKLPTKGGVYITVSDPDKEAALPIARELAAMGFSIYATKGTSTFLRNKGLAVTTVYKVKDNVAPDALGIMRSGEINLIINTPSYASGSIRDGYMMRRLAVELEIPFLTTMQAARATVGAIRRGRQGDLSVRDIASYHNA